Genomic window (Cydia amplana chromosome 11, ilCydAmpl1.1, whole genome shotgun sequence):
cgtgacgatcacaaaacatacgTACCTATTTCACTTTAATACTCTCATTTTTTTCTACAAaagtataaataggtaaataattggGTATATTATATGATTCGGGGCCTTTTCATACAGCCAattacttttataattttattcgtcATTCAGGAAGATACACGCCAGGCAATGTCGACGGCTGCCCTGATGGCTACATGCAGCTCGCAGAGCTCGGTCGCCCATTCACTGGCGGTTCATGGTGTGGTGCATCCGAAGGTGCAGCGCTGTACTACAGTGAGACAGCTACTGTCACTGTCTCTGTCAAACTGTTCCGAGCGCGCCTTGGGGAGCCGTTTGGTCTGAAGTTGAGATACAAATTCTTGCAGCAGAGAGATGCAGTTGTAAGGTGAGTGATATCGAGTTTTTAAGACCTTTACCAAATTATATGGAAACCAATCCTAAAGATGTGGTCTCCTACTGCCGTAATACGTTGCATACAGCGTCACATTGTATGGCCTTGCCCTTTTTTTTGATAGTTGTAGTCGTAGTGTTGGAAATACACAAGGGTAGTGTCATTTGATTTATGCGATGCCGATAAGTAAAAAAATGCGAATACCGTAAACTCTCTCGTTTTTATTCAATGATTTAAAATCAGAAATATCATGTCGGCGGATCAACAgttataaataacataaaagaaGGTCTAGAGTTAAATGTTTTCTAAACAGGTTTGGAGCGTTAGAAGCACCTTTAGAACGCGGGGCAGTATCACCCGGGACATACTGCACGCGCACTTACGAGGAATGCCACCGTAAACCTTGCCGTCTCCAGAGCCCCAATTACCCTGGAATGTACCCTAGGAACGTGACCTGCTATTGGAGTTTACGACAGAAGGATATTCCAACGTGCAAGCATGCTATGATATCTGTAAGGCAGGATCATTCACATAAGATGCAGATTAAGAGATCCATATCGATGGCCAGGTAAGGCCCAATCCCAAGAATttaccaatttttattttatttacatcatAAGAACCCACACAGTTTTAAACATGATCTTCGTGCCACAAGCTATACGCTAAGAGGAACAAAGTAGTTATTAACAATCCATCTAACCACCAAACAGACTTCAATATCCACCATATTTCAAATATCCTCACACCCACATACCACTAAATAATTCAAGcgctaagtttttttttttgcttacttGTTGACGGTACTCGTATCTTCGATACTTGCCCAATCTCTGACAAGTTTTACAAATTCAAGGTAATTTTAAGCATAAGGTAATGGAATAACAGTAATTATATTTTCAGTCTAAACAAAACGGGTCGAGCGGTACGAGCGTGGCGAGAGTGCACAGGCGAGCGTGACAGACTAATCTTCTATGACGGTGCATCAACAGACGACCCAGTTCTTGTCGAGTATTGTGGTGGAGACTGGCTACCGAGAGTCACGGCCCGTGGCCCTGAGATGTTGGTAGCCTTTCATTCGTCACCGTATTCTGCGCCGTTGAGACCACCAGCACCGCTTGCGCCATTACGAGGTTTCGAGCTTGATGTTGATGTCATATTTGCTGATTCAGACTCGCTTGACTATGCAAGGTAAGAACACAAAAATAATGGTTATTTACTGTTTTGTGATTCTATAGAAGGATTGGAGGTCTTTTTCTTAGATGCCAAGTTGTCTCAAAGGGCCACTAGCAGGATACGTAATAAGTTTGGAGCGAAACTATTTTTCACTTTATACCTAACCTTTGAATTAATGGAATACATTGTATCGTTGTTGGTGGCGTGGATTTACTGTTTTTCGACGGTGTTACATAGAACGCAAGTCAAGCCAAGTTAATCTTTCAGAGAGGCACGTAGATGCGAGTTTCATGTGAAAGCGTCGTCTACTGAAGAAGAGGGTAATGGAACTACACCAGGGGCCGCGGGGCGTGGACGGCGGGGTCGACTGCACGCTCCTACACATACACTTCCACCAAATACGACATGTACTTGGACTTTCCATGGTCGACCAGGTCAGTTTTACTATAAGTCGAAAACTGGAGCTGATGCTCTTGATACCAGAAGATAAAAAGTTGTTGCTTTTACGTCAACAGGTGACTTGGTGTGGATCTACTTCTCCAGTTTCACCCAATATTCTCTAGTGGATGGTCGTCGCATGGAAAGCAGTGAAAGAGAAGAAGATGGTGCTATTGCACCACCTCGCTCTCCTACAAGTACTGCAGCGAGACCTATTGGAGCACCCTGTGGGGTTGAATTAAGGGTGTGGGATGGTGGTGGAGGTGGGGTCAGTGGGGAAGGCGCTAATATAGGGCGTTATTGCGACGAAGTGCCTCGTCTATGCGCAAGAGCTGCCTTAGCTAACGCTACTCGTTCCCCTCGTCCCTGTTCTCCACCTGATGGATACGTCTCTACAGTGCCATTACTAGCTTTAGCAGCTACAAGTCGCTCTGGAACTGCAACTCATCCTCTACGATTCGCACTGCACTATGAATTTATTGACGCGCGTTTAGCAGGGGCTGCGTTACCAAGCAATATACCGAGAGTAGCTCGGCCGGTGCCAGCGGCTTGTGCAAGGTTACTTACTCGTCCAGGAGAGTTACTGTCACCGGGGAATGCTTTATGGTTCGGGCGAGGTGGTGCTCGTCGTTTGCGCTGCATTTATAGACTGCAATCAGAGTCGCATGTAGCAATAGAGCTAGCCACGGCATCATTTGGAAGACGACCTCGCTGTTTTACCCGCTCAGACCCAGCCAGCGGTCGAATGCGATGCGTACCAGAGGCTATGGAACCAGAGGAAACACCTGTGGAAGAAAAAGAGGCAAATGAAGATTTTGATGGCGAAGATGACGCACCGATGCGTGTACCGCATTTAATGATCTATGAAGCTCCGTGGCCGGGATATCGAgtaagtttaataataataactgtgacaaaaaaaatctagtacctgcaacttcaaactataaaaatgtaatattcttaaatttttttttataaataaagccTATATTCAATTaaaggcctgtgcccagcagtgggacgatataatatataaagAGTTGGATCTTTTTTGTTACACTCGTATTAATTGCAGGTACCACTCGGGTGCATATGCGACAACACATCCGCGC
Coding sequences:
- the LOC134651914 gene encoding uncharacterized protein LOC134651914, which codes for MRAAGMGARALVLAVAVLGAAAWGAGGGGGSGCGVAEFACRSGQCVRLDRFCDGTAQCMDGSDEPPHCSPCNRTYYGRAGVAYALAVGAGAGVGEAPPPPPPRVPFLCHLTFTAGGGTHGDLVQLAFEEFRVGRYTPGNVDGCPDGYMQLAELGRPFTGGSWCGASEGAALYYSETATVTVSVKLFRARLGEPFGLKLRYKFLQQRDAVVRFGALEAPLERGAVSPGTYCTRTYEECHRKPCRLQSPNYPGMYPRNVTCYWSLRQKDIPTCKHAMISVRQDHSHKMQIKRSISMASLNKTGRAVRAWRECTGERDRLIFYDGASTDDPVLVEYCGGDWLPRVTARGPEMLVAFHSSPYSAPLRPPAPLAPLRGFELDVDVIFADSDSLDYAREARRCEFHVKASSTEEEGNGTTPGAAGRGRRGRLHAPTHTLPPNTTCTWTFHGRPGDLVWIYFSSFTQYSLVDGRRMESSEREEDGAIAPPRSPTSTAARPIGAPCGVELRVWDGGGGGVSGEGANIGRYCDEVPRLCARAALANATRSPRPCSPPDGYVSTVPLLALAATSRSGTATHPLRFALHYEFIDARLAGAALPSNIPRVARPVPAACARLLTRPGELLSPGNALWFGRGGARRLRCIYRLQSESHVAIELATASFGRRPRCFTRSDPASGRMRCVPEAMEPEETPVEEKEANEDFDGEDDAPMRVPHLMIYEAPWPGYRVPLGCICDNTSAPIRHSGAGALELVLTARSLTADEDARHLHFRGSWSTPAAPAYNCAIRRRLPPPGGHIHLLYPYDGNRASECGETPFLLMARGNRSVFLRVWGDELPLTPPPPPPAAGAPAPPEPPLCHTTNRVLVYHAHTSRLLKAICPSSSDEGRAVQIFTDEWWGRGRGGGSGSALLVVWAAREAGSARMAWMEVWRPAGTAPVGTPGAEPVNATAMCVRGCSALAACMPSALWCDGAQDCPGGADEAAGAGCGAAARLLAALGAPAAAGALAALGGAAALGVLLLAALRRRRRADKALLAAGGRRATEELLFDSRASSVAS